The Lysobacter enzymogenes DNA segment CCTCGGCTACGCCGACACCGGCGAGCTGTGGCGCTCGGGCTACGACATGAGCCCGGCCGAGCTGTCGGCCGAGACCGACCGCCTGTGGGGCCAGGTCAAGCCGCTGTACGAACAGCTGCACTGCTACACCCGCTCGCGCCTGGAAACCAAGTACGGCAACGACAAGGGCCAGGTCGCCGGCGGCCTGCTGCCCGCGCACCTGCTCGGCAACATGTGGCAGCAGGACTGGGGCAACCTGTGGGACGTGCTGGCGCCGTACAGCGAGCAGCAGGCCGGCAGCCTCGACATCAACGCCGCGCTGGCGCGCCAGTACCAGCAGATCCTCGACGCGCAGCAGAACAAGGCCGGCGAGCGCGACGCGGCCGGGCAGGCGCAGGTCGAAGTCGACGCGCAGCTCGCCAACGCAAAGCGCATGACCGAACGCGCGCAGGACTTCTACGTCTCGCTCGGCATGCCCAAGCTGCCCGACAGCTATTGGGCCAAGACCCAGTTCGTGAAGCCGCGCGACCGCGACGTGGTCTGCCACGCCAGCGCCTGGGACATGAACATGTCCGGCGACGTGCGCACCAAGATGTGCATCAAGCCGAACGAAGAAGACTTCACCACGATCTACCACGAGCTCGGCCACGTCTATTACTACCTGGCCTACAACAAGCAGCCGCCGCTGTTCCAGACCGGCGCGCACGACGGCTTCCACGAGGCCATCGGCGACACCATCGTGCTGGCGATGACGCCGAAGTACCTGTCCTCGGTCGGCATGGTCGCCAACCCGCAGCAGAGCCAGGAAGCGCTGATCAACGCGCAGATGCGCATGGCCCTGGCCAAGGTCTCGTTCCTGCCGTTCGGGCTGATGATCGACCGCTGGCGCTGGGGCGTGTTCGACGGCTCGATCAAGCCCGACCAGTACAACAAGGCGTGGTGGGATCTGAAGGCGCGCTACCAGGGCGTGGCGCCGGTGGAGGCGCGCGGCGAGGACTTCTTCGACGCCGGCGCCAAGTACCACGTGCCGGGCAACACCCCGTACACGCGCTACTTCCTCTCGCACATCCTGCAGTTCCAGTTCTACAAGTCGCTGTGCGACGCGGCCGGCTACAAGGGCCCGCTGTACGAGTGCAGCTTCTACGGCAACAAGGCCGCCGGCGCCAAGTTCGAGGCGATGCTGAGCAAGGGCGCGAGCCAGCCGTGGCAGCAGACGATGAAGGAACTGACCGGCGGCGAGAAGATGGACGCCTCGGCGGTGCTGGAATACTTCGCGCCGCTGCAGACCTGGCTCAAGCAGCAGAACGAAGGCAAGAGCTGCGGCTGGCAGGCCTCGGCGGCGGGCGCCGCGGCGCCGGCATCGCCGGCCAAGCCGGCGGCGAAGAGCGAAGCGCCGGCCAAGCCCGCCAAGGGCTGATCGGCGCGCTCGCGACGACGCCATCGCACGAACGAACGGGCCGGCATTCGCCGGCCCGTTCTTTTTTGCGCGCTTTGGGCATGCGACGTTGCGGCGCGCCCGCTTGCGACCCGCGGCCGTCCCGCCCACGCCGAAACAGCTCGACCGATCCATCTCCTCCGCCCGACCCGGTACTGGCGCGCGGCGCGGGCGCGGCCGATGATCCGGACCTGACCGGCGACCTCCCGCCGCTTCCGACGAGCCCGCCCCGCATGCCCCGCACGATCCGCCTGCTCTCCCTAACCCTGCCCGCCCTCACCCTGCTCGCCTGCGCCGCCGGCGGCGCCCACGCCTCCGGACGCGCCGCCGCCGAGCCGATCGACCTGCTGATCCGCCACGCCAACGTGGTCGACGTGATCGACGGCAAGCTGCGCGCCGACCGTCTGATCGCGGTGCGCGGCGACCGCATCGTCGCGGTCGAGCCCGATGCGCGCGCTGCGCGGTTCCAGGCGCAGCGCAGCATCGACGCCACCGGCAAGTACGCGATCCCCGGCCTGTGGGACATGCACGTGCACTTCGGCGGCGGCGACAAGCTGATCGAAGAGAACAAGAATCTGCTGCCGCTGTACCTCGCCCACGGCATCGCCGCGGTGCGCGACGCCGCCGGCGACCTCAGCCCGAGCGTGTTCGAATGGCGCGACGCGGTCGCCGCCGGGCGCCTGGACGGCCCGACGATCTTCACCTCCGGCCCGAAGCTGGAAGGCTACAAGTCGATCTGGCCCGGCGACATCGAAGTCGGCAGCCACGAAGAGATTTCCAAGGCGCTGGACCAGTTGCAGGGCTGGAAGGCCGACTTCGTCAAGATCACCGACAACACCTTGTCGCCGGAGCTGTTCCTCGACGCGCTCAAGCAGGCGCGCGCGCGCGGCTTCAAGGTGTCGGCGCACGTGCCGTTCGTGCTGCCCATCGACGAGGTCAGCGCGGCCGGGCTGAGTTCGATCGAACATATCGAATACGCGTACAAGGCCGGTTCCTCGCAGGAAGCGCAGATCAGCGCGATGGTGCGCCGCGGCGAGATCGACAGCCGCGAAGGCTGGAACCGCATCCAGGCCACGTTCGACCGCAAGACCGCGCTGGCCGCGTACCGGCGCCTGGCCCAGCGCGGCACCGCGGTGACGCCGACCCTCAACGGCAGCTTCGTCACCACCTATCTCGACCGCGACGACCACAAGCAAGACCCGTACCTGCAATACATCGGCCCGGGCCTGCAGGCGACCTATGCGTGGCGGGTCGAGCGCGCGGCCAAGGACGACGCCGCAGCGATCGCGCGCCGGCACGAGCGCTACCAGCGCAACGCGGCGATCCTGCCGCTGCTGCAGCAAGCCGGGGTGAACATTCTGGCCGGCACCGATGCGGGCTTTCTCAATTCGTTCAACTATCCCGGCGTGGGATTGCACGACGAGATGCAGCGCTTCGTCGAGAGCGGCCTGAGCCCGCTGCAGACGCTGCGCGCGGCGACGATCAACGGCGCGCGTTTCCTCGGCCAGGACAAGGAACACGGGTCGCTGGCGGCGGGCAAGGCCGCCGACATCGTGTTGCTCGACGCCGATCCGCTGCGCGATATCGCCGCGACGCGCAAGATCGATACCTTCGTGTTGCGCGGCAAGGTGTACGATCGCGCGGCGTTGGATGCGCTGTTGGCCGGAGTGAAGCAGGAAGTCGCCGAGCAGCGCGCCGCGCAGGCGGCAGCGGAACAGGCCGCAGTTCCCCAGCGCTGAGGCCGCTGCGCCGCGCCGCAGCCGACCGAATCGCCACCCCGACCGCGTTGTATCGCCCAGGCCTGTCGTTCCCCCCAATCTCGTCATTCCGGGGAACGCCGGAATCCGCAGGCTGTTACCGTTGCTTTTGGCCCTGGCGGATACCCAGCCCAAGCACAGGCGCCGCAGCCAGCGCGATTGATAGTCCATGCGGTTCGCGATCCTTTATCCTGGCTCCCGGCCGCCCGTCGGTAGCCGATGCCGAGCCCGATCCCCCGGGCGGCAGGATGCTCAAGACACGCCAAGGAGGTCGCGTGGCGGAACATCACTTCCAGCTCGTACCGGTCGATCCGCGCTTCTACCCGGCCCCCGACGCTATCGATACCGCGCAGGCCGTAGTCCGCGCGCTGATTCCCAGCGCGGAAGAGGTCCACGCCTCCTGCAGGCCCGGCATCCACTTCTTCGATGCGGGCGAGGGATTCGAGGAGCCGAAGTGCCCTTTCTGCGATGCCGATACCGCGCCGTGGTGGAGCGACGCGATGAGCGACGCCTGGGACGGCACTCACTTCAACGAGCTGCGGATCACCACGCCATGCTGTGGAGCCAGCACCTCGTTGGATCAGCTGCGCTATCCAAACGGCGATCGGTTCGGCAGCTTCATCATCGAAGCCGCGCTGGCCGACCCCGCCGAGAATCCATCGTCCGAGCAGATAAGTCAGTTGCAATCGATCCTTGGCTGCCAGCTCGTCGCCTATTGGATTACTCGATAAATCGCGTCAGCCGCCTCCCGCCACCACCTTTGAGCCGACCATGGCGACCGATGCCTACTCGTTCCTCTTTCTCATCCCTGAGAGCGAAGCGCCCCAAGGCCCGCTCGACCTCGAGCACGATCCCGAGCTTCAGGCCCTATACCAGAAGCATTGCGAGGGGGAATACCGCTTCACCAGCACCAGTCGGGGCGCTTATGTCGAAACGTGGGCGATGGACCACCTGGACACGCTGCCCGGGCTGAAGTACATCACCCGGCCCGCGGTATTGCTCGGACACGAGGATATCGCGCTCGCACTGGACAGTTTGGAGGCGGCGTTCGGCGTCGTCGCCCAGACCCCGGAGCAGGAGTTTCATGGCTTTACCGGCTACCCGATCGCTCAGGCCCTGCTGGATACCGACGACGAACTTTGCAGACGCTCTCCGGGCGAGGGCGCAGATCCGTATTACCTCATTATGTGTTTGCGAGCGCACCGCGACGTACTGATGCAGGCGAACCGGACCGCCAGTCTTGCCTTGTATTTTTCCTTCCATCCGTATTTCGATTCGGAGTAAGAGCGAGTGCGCTCGGCGGCGAGGTCGAAGCGGCCGAGGGCAGTTCGATGCGCTGTGTCACCGGGCGGCGAACAGCGACGGCTCGGCGGATGTCCCTGGAGAGCGGAGCCAACATTCCGGTGCGCCGCATCATCGCCAGCACGTCGGCGACAGAAAGGCTCGTCAGCCGACCGTAAAGCTTCTCCAGGAACACCTCCGCCGGCATACGCGCGTCCAGACTCACCTGCGGCTGCAGGTTCAAACGCCAGGCGATGCGATCCAAGGCCTGCTGACAACGGCAGGATCGAAATGGATCCCGCCTTGCGCCGGAATGAGCGGGTTGGAATTCGTTGCCTTGGGATGAGACGACACAGCTGCGAGACCGCTCGGCACCAGCGCAGCAGCCCCTACCCCTTCTTCCCCTGCCGGAATTTCTGCGGCGTGGTCCCGCTGAACTGCTGGAACATCGCGATGAACGCCGAGGCGCTGGCATAGCCCATCTGCGCCGACACTTGTTGCACGCTGCGCCCGAGTTCCAGCAGCGGGATCGATTGTTGGAAGCGCAGCCGCTGCCGCCATTGGCTGAACGACATGCCCAGCTCGTCGCGGCAGCGCCGGCTCAGGGTGCGCTCGGTGGTGTGCACGCGCTGCGCCCATTCTTCCAGCGTGGTGTTGTCGCCCGGCGCGTGCTGCAAGGCGTCCAGGATCGGTCCGAGCAGGCGGTCGTCGCTGTGCGGCACGAAGCGCTGCAGCATCGGCGTGGCCAGCAGTTTGTCGATCAATACCCGCGCCAGGCGCCGGTCGGCGGGGGTGTCGGGGATCTCGATGCCGCGGTCGAACAGGTCCTCGACCCCGGCCAGGAACAGCGGGTGCAGGCGGACGATGCCCGGCGCGGCCGGCAACGCCGGGGTGTAGCGCTCGGCGATGTTGATCAGGCGGCACTTGGCTTCGCGCCGGTTGTGCGAGGTGTGGTCCATGCCGGCCGGGATCCAAGCGGCGTAGCCCGGCGGCGCGAACAAGGGCTCGCCTTCGACCGCGAAGGCCATGCTGCCGGACTCCACGAACGCCAGCTGGCCCCAGGGATGGCGGTGCAGCGCGCTCTCGGTGTCCACCGCCAGCGCCTCGTAGCGCAGCAGCAGCGGGCCGGGCAATGAACGGTAGGGGTAATGGAACTGGCGGCTGCGGCGCATTTGTCCGGGCCTCGCTACGGAGTGTCGGGTTATCGGCATTTGCCGGCTAACCGACATTCTAAAATAGCCTGCCCCCACGTTGTGCCGTTGTACGGAAGGATGTTGCGATGCACCTGTTACTGCCGATCCTGGCCACCCTGATCTGGGCCGGAAACACGATCGTCAGCAAGCTCTCGGCCGGCGCGATCGAGCCGGCGGCGATCTCGTTCTACCGCTGGCTGGTCGCGCTGCTGGTGTTGACCCCGCTGATGCTGCCGCGGGTATGGAAGCTGCGCGCGCAGGTGCGGCCGTACTGGCGCAAGCTGCTGGTGCTGGCCGCGCTGGGCATGGTGCTGTATCAGTCGCTGGCCTATTTCGCCGCGCACAGCGTCAGCGCGATGACCATGGGCCTGGTGGTGGCGGCGATTCCGCCGATGACGATGGTGATCGGCATGGTCCTGCTCAAGACCCGGCCGTCGCCGGGCATGCTGATCGGCGCGGTGGTGTCGTTCGCCGGCCTGACCTGGCTGCTCAGCGGCGGCCATCCGGCGCAACTGCTGCAGCAGGGCCTGGGCCGCGGCGAGATGATGATGCTGCTGGCGGCGTTCTCGTATGCGCTGTACGGCGTGCTGGTCAAGCGCTGGGCGTTGCCGATCCCCAACGGCGAGTCGCTGTACCTGCAGGTGCTGTGCGGCACGGTGCTGTTGCTGCCGGGATTCGCGCTGGCGCCGTCGGTGGCGTTGACCGCGCACAACCTGCCGCTGGTGCTCTACGCCGGCATCCTCGCCTCGACCCTGGCGCCGTGGTTCTGGATGCACGGGCTGCTGCGGCTGGGCACCGACAAGACCGCGGTGCTGATGAACCTGACCCCGGTGTTCACCGCGCTGCTGGCGGTGTGCCTGCTCGACGAACCGCTGCGCGCGTACCACTGGATCGGCGGCGGGCTCACCCTGCTCGGCGTGGCGGTGGCGCAGGCGTTGCGGCAGAAGCCGGCGCCGGCGCTGCGGACGCAGGAGTGCGCGGGTTGAGTTCGGCGACACGCAGCCCGGTTTCAGGGGTGCGTGGTCGGTCGGTTGTCGCGGTCGCAGCTTGCGCAGCGCCTACCGTCGAACAGGCCACGGCGCAGCCCCTGTAGCAGCGGCGCGAGCCGCGACCGCGAAACCGCGCGTACGACGAAAGTCGGCCACCGCGTACGCCGCGATGCAATCCTGTTGCAGTCGCGCCGAGCGGCCGCCATACCCCGGCGCACGCCTGCGCTCGGCGCTGTGAGCCGCGTCAAGTTCGCCATCGGCGCGCGCTGCTACGGTCGCAGCCATGTCGTCGCCACCCGACTGTTCGATCCGCATCGCTGCGCGTCCCTGCCGCCCGTCGCGGGTGGCGCCGATGTTCGCGTCGGGACGCCGCGACGCCTTCGCCGCGCGTGCCGGCGATCCTTCTGTGCCTTCGCGATCCCGCGGCCGTTGTCGCGGCTTCGCGGACCATCTCGCTTTCGACCCACGTCCCGACCGCGCGCGGCCGCGACGTTCGTCGACGCGCGATTGCTGCGGCTGATCCCCCTCGGCCGCAAGCCTGTGCCGGCCGCGGGGGGTGGCCCCCGGCCGGCTTTTTTTATCTCCGCCCTTCTGCGTCCGGTGTTTGCTTCGGCGTATCCGCACTCGCACGCCGGCATCGCCGGTCCCGGCGCATCCCGCCGCGCCTCGCCGCCCCACGTTCCTTGCCGCCGCGGCTGCGGCCGACTTTCTCGCGCGCGCGTTACGCAAACTGCGACCGCAACCGGACACCGATCGCACCCAAGCGCCGGATACTGCACAGGCGCCCGGCGAACGCACCGAAGTTGCGTTTTCGATACAGACGCAAGCGACAAGGTTTGTTAGTTTGCGCGCAGCGACACACCCCGCTCGGCGCTGCGAAGGGGCGCAGCGCCCACGGCGGCCCCTCGCCCGCCGCGCCGGCTCCGGCCGCGCCCGCGGACGCGGGGCGCGCTTGAGGCTTCGCGCGGCACCGCCCCCGACGACCTGAAGCACGACACGCGAGCGCACGCTGCGATGCCCCAACGCATCGATCGGATCAAGAACCTGGCCAGCGTCTCGCAGTTCCGCATCGGCGCGCTGCTGGTGCAGCCCGAGCGCCTGACCATCGTTCGCGACGGCCAGTCCACCGCGCTGGAACCGCGCATGATGGAGGTGCTGATCGCGCTGGCCGAGCGCGCCGGCGAGGTGGTCAGCGCCGAGCAACTGCTGATCGAGATCTGGCGCGGCACCTTCTACGGCGACAATCCGGTCCACAAGACCATCGCCCAGTTGCGCCGGCGCCTGGGCGACAGCAGCCGCGAACCGGAGTTCATCGAGACCATCCGCAAGCGCGGCTATCGCCTGATCGCGCCGGTGGCCTTCCCCGACGATTACCGCAGCGGCCTGCCGCGCGCGGCGGCATGGACCCAGGGCAGTCCCTACGTCGGCCTGCGCTCGTTCGATCACGGCCACGCCGGGGTGTTCTTCGGCCGCAGCCGCGCCACCGCCGAGTTGCTGGCGACGCTGCGCGAGCAGATCGACAACCAGCGCCGCTTCGTCCTGGTCTCCGGCGCCAGCGGCTGCGGCAAGACCTCGCTGCTGCGCGCCGGAGTGCTGCCGCTGCTGCGCCAGGACGGCGGTTTCGACGGCCTGCACGCGCTGGCCAGCGCCTACTTCGACCTCGGCGCCTGCCGCGGCGGCGACCTGCTGGCGCGGCTGGCGCAGGCGCTGTGCGCGTGGTCGCTGGACGGCCGCCCGGTGTTCCTCGACAGCGAGGCGGCATGGCTGGAACGGCAGTTGCGCGGCGCGCCCGACGCGGTGCGCGCGCGCATCGACGACGCCTTCGTGCGCCGCACCGCGGCGTCGGCCGAGCGCGCCCACCTGCTGCTGGTGGTCGACCACGCCGAGGCCGCGGTCGCCGCGCCCGGCATCGACGACAGCGACCGCCGCGACTTCGGCGCCGCGCTCCACGCGCTGTGCGCGAGCGCGCGGGTCGCGGCGATCGCGATCACCCGCAGCGACTTCTACCCGGCGCTGGTGGAGAAAATCCCGGGCCTGGCCGAACTCAAGGCCGGCGACGGCCACATCGACCTGCTGACCCCGCGCATCGGCGAGATCGGCCAGATCATCCGCGCGCCGGCGGCGCTGGCCGGGCTGAGCTTCGAGGAAGACCCCGACAGCTCGCTGCGCCTGGACGACCTGCTGCGCGACGCCGCCGCCGAGCATCCCGATTCGCTGCCGCTGCTGCAGCACACCCTGCAGGCGCTGTACGAGCGCCAGGGCGACGGCGGCGTGCTGCGGCTGTCGACCTACCGCGAACTCGGTGGCCTGGAAGGCGCGCTGGCGCACCGCGCCGAGCAGGCGTTCGCCGAACTGCCGGCGCCGGCGCAGGCCGCGCTGGAGCGGGTGTTGGCGGCGCTGATCGTGATCCGCCCCGACAGCGACGCGGTCACCGGCCGGCGGGTGCCGTGGTCGAGCCTGGAGGACGCGGCCGCGCGCGAGTTGGCCGAGGCGTTCGTGCGCGCGCGCCTGTTCGTCGGCGAGCTCAGCGGCGGCGAACCCGGCTTCGGCGTCGCCCACGAAGCGCTGCTGCGGCAGTGGCCGCGCGCGCGCGAGTGGACGCGCGAGAACCGGCAGCTGCTGCAGGCGCGCGAACGCCTGCAGCGCGCGGCCAAGCGCTGGGCCGCCGAGGGCCGGCGCAACGATCACTTGCTCAATCCGGGCCGGCCGCTGGCCGAGGCGCGCGAAGCCGCGCGCCGCCTGCCGGCCGATCTCGACGCCGACGACCTGCAGTTCCTGCACGCCTCCGAGCGCCAGCAACGGCGCAAGCAATGGCTGCGCGCCGGCGCGATCGGGACCTTGTGCCTGCTGGCCGTGGTCGCGATCGGCCTGGGCCTGCAGGCCTGGCAGGCGCGGCGCGAGGCCGAGGAGCGCCGCGACCAGGCCCAACGCCTGGTCGCCTTCATGCTCGGCGACCTGGCCGAGCAGTTGCGTCCGATCGGCAACCTCAAGCTGCTCGACAGCGTCGGCAGCCAGGCGCTGTCCTACCTGGAGCGCATGCCCGAGGCCGACATGCAGCCGCGCGAGCTGGTCAGCCACGCGCGCGCGCTGCGCACGGTCGGCGAGGTGCTGATGAACCAGGCCCGCTTCGCCGAGGCGCGCGCCGCGTTCGAGCGCGCGCAGGAGGCCTCCGCGCTCGCCGTCGCCGGCGCGCCGCAGTCGCTGGACGCGCTGGCCGAATCCGGTACCACCGCCTATTGGCTGGGCTATCACGACTACCAGCAGAAGCGGTTCGACGGCGCGCGCAGCCACTGGCAGGCCTACCTGCGCGCGTCCGAACAGTTGGTCCAGCGCGCGCCGGCCGATCCGCGCTGGCGGCTGGAGCTGTCCTACGCGCTCAACAACCTCGGCACCCTGGCCTTCAGCGGCCAGCGCAGCGACGAGGCCGGCGAGCTGTTCGCGCGCTCGGTGGCGATCAAGCGGCAACTGCTCGCCGACAAGCCCGACGACAAGTCGCTGCGCTTCGAACTGGTCGACAGCCTGTCGTGGCTGAGCAGCGCGCAGGACGCGCGCGGCCTGCTGGCCGAGGCCGCGCAGGGCTACGCGGCGCAGACCCAGATGCTGCGCGAACTGGTCGACAGCGAGCCCGACGCCGACGAATGGCGGCGCAAACTGGCGACCTCGCTGCTGCGCAGCTCGGTGCTGGCGCTGGACCGCGGCGAAGTGGAACAGGCCGAACGCGAGAGCGCCGAGGCCGTGCGCATGCTGGCCTCGCTGGTCGAGCAGCAACCCGACAACAAGGTGTGGCGGCGCAATCTCGGTCACGCCTACGCCCACGCCGGCTGGGTCGCTTCGATGGCCGGCGCGCGCGAACGCGCGCTGGAACGGCTGCGCGCGGCGCAGCGCACGCTGGCGCCGATCATGCGCGAGACCGATCCGCCGCCGGAATGGCGCCTGCTCGACGCGACGGTGCGGCTGCGCCTGGTCCAGGCCGATCCGCGCGCCGGCATCGGCGCCGCCGACGCCGCCATCGCCGACCTGCAGGCGCTGCAACGCAACGCGCCGGCCGACATCCCCAACCTGTCCAGCCTCGCCCGCGCGCTGGCCTGGCGCGGCGAGCGCTACGCCGCCGACGGCGAGGCCGCGCGCGCGCGCGCCGACTTCCGCCAGGTCGAGCGCCTGCTCGCCGACGCCGTCGCCGACACCCGCGACCGCATCGTCTTGGACGCCTGGTCGCGCAGCCAGGTGCATCTGGGCGAGCGCGCCGACGCGGCGCGCCAGATCGCCTGGCTGCGGCGCGCCGGCTACCGCAATCCCGGTTTCGTGGCCCTCTACGAAACCGCTCCGCAGCCACCATGACCACAGGAAACCCCATCATGGCCAAGAAAGACTCCGCCAAGAACGATTCCGCCAAAGCGGCCAAGCCGGCGGCGATCGCCGACAAGTACGCGCGCAAGCACAAGCGCCACAAGCCCGACGGCAAGTACCCGACCCACCGCATCGAGCTGACCGTGGCCCACGTCGGTTTCGGCGGCAACGCCGGCAAGGGCCACTATTTCTACAGCTTCGCCCCGGACGTGGTGACCTTCCAGGGCGGCCCGGTCTGGATCGAATACGCGTTCGAGGCGCAGGTCCAGGAGCGCTTCGAGATCGTCAACGTGCTGACCTCCGACGCCTTCAAGCAGATCGGCGAGCCGGAGTTCGAGTACGACAAGGACGGCGAGAAGAACGTGCGCAAGGTGTTCTTGTTCAACAAGAACTCGGTGTCCACGCTGATCTTCTTCACCGTGCTGGTGCGCGACCGCCAGAGCAACTACAACGACGTGGAGCTGATCTCCTGCGATCCGCAGGTCGGCAACGATCCGCAGATCACCCCGACCAAGGGCAAGGGCAAGTAAGCCGCGTCCGCATCCCCGCGGCGGGCGGCGCGCACGCGTCGCCCGCCGCGCGCGGCCGGGCCGCGATGCCCGGCGCTCGGGCGCGACGCCCGCGCCGGCGCGGTCCGCGCCGCTCCGGCCTCAGTTGATCGTGCAGAAATTCGCGTAGTGGTCCGGCGTGTAGTACCGCGCCGCGACCACCTTCTTGGTCCCGTCGGTGACCAGGTACACCAGCCGGCGCTGCCCGGCGGCGCCGGTGTTCTGGCGGATCTTGCCTTCCCAATACACCTGGCCGCGGCCGGCGTTGGGCAGCTTGCCCTCGTTGTTGGAGAAGATCTGCACGTCCATGCCGTTGCGCCCGCACTCGGCCACCGGGTCGGTGGCGGTGATGCAGAACGACATGGTGCGCATGGCTTCCTTGATGTCCGGCGGCAGGCTGGTGCAGGCCTTGGGCGCGGCCGCGGCGGCGGCGCCGGCGAGCAGGCACAGGCCCAGGACGAACGCGGCGCGATCGATGTGGTTCATGGCGGTGGTCCTCGAAGAAGGGGCGGCGGCGGAACGGCGGCGCGTCCGCGCCGCCGCCCGCGCGGGGTCACTTGCCGGCGATCTCGCAGAACGCCTTGAAGTTGTCGCCGGTGTAGTAGCGCTTGCTGATCGGCTTGCCCTTCGCGCCGACGGCGAGGTTGTAGACCAGGCCCTGCGGCGAACCCAGCAGCGCCGGCGAGGCTCGCCAGTACTGCGCGCCGATCCCGCCCAGCGGCGGCAGCAGGCCCTGGGCGTTGTCGTAGGCGCGGGCGTTGAGCTTGGACCGGAGGCAGGCCTTGGCCGGGTCGGCGGTGCGGGCGCAGGCGTCGAAGTCGCGGATCATGGTCTGCACGTTCTTGGGCAGGTCCTTGCAGGCCGGCAGCGGCTCGGC contains these protein-coding regions:
- a CDS encoding M2 family metallopeptidase, coding for MKPVRALLALGVAAAVIGLAGCKKEPATAPSATAPAAAPAGETADQFIARVNDEYKKMYPEMTAAQWLSSTYINDDSQLLSAKANERYLGQLNSWIEQSKKFEGQQMSPATARAIQLLKIGTAMPAPKDPARLAELTQIATRMEGMYGSGSYCSGPGETDCRQLGDLEDVLRNSRDYDAQLDAWKGWHTISKPMRKDYTRFVELVNEGARNLGYADTGELWRSGYDMSPAELSAETDRLWGQVKPLYEQLHCYTRSRLETKYGNDKGQVAGGLLPAHLLGNMWQQDWGNLWDVLAPYSEQQAGSLDINAALARQYQQILDAQQNKAGERDAAGQAQVEVDAQLANAKRMTERAQDFYVSLGMPKLPDSYWAKTQFVKPRDRDVVCHASAWDMNMSGDVRTKMCIKPNEEDFTTIYHELGHVYYYLAYNKQPPLFQTGAHDGFHEAIGDTIVLAMTPKYLSSVGMVANPQQSQEALINAQMRMALAKVSFLPFGLMIDRWRWGVFDGSIKPDQYNKAWWDLKARYQGVAPVEARGEDFFDAGAKYHVPGNTPYTRYFLSHILQFQFYKSLCDAAGYKGPLYECSFYGNKAAGAKFEAMLSKGASQPWQQTMKELTGGEKMDASAVLEYFAPLQTWLKQQNEGKSCGWQASAAGAAAPASPAKPAAKSEAPAKPAKG
- a CDS encoding amidohydrolase family protein, translating into MPRTIRLLSLTLPALTLLACAAGGAHASGRAAAEPIDLLIRHANVVDVIDGKLRADRLIAVRGDRIVAVEPDARAARFQAQRSIDATGKYAIPGLWDMHVHFGGGDKLIEENKNLLPLYLAHGIAAVRDAAGDLSPSVFEWRDAVAAGRLDGPTIFTSGPKLEGYKSIWPGDIEVGSHEEISKALDQLQGWKADFVKITDNTLSPELFLDALKQARARGFKVSAHVPFVLPIDEVSAAGLSSIEHIEYAYKAGSSQEAQISAMVRRGEIDSREGWNRIQATFDRKTALAAYRRLAQRGTAVTPTLNGSFVTTYLDRDDHKQDPYLQYIGPGLQATYAWRVERAAKDDAAAIARRHERYQRNAAILPLLQQAGVNILAGTDAGFLNSFNYPGVGLHDEMQRFVESGLSPLQTLRAATINGARFLGQDKEHGSLAAGKAADIVLLDADPLRDIAATRKIDTFVLRGKVYDRAALDALLAGVKQEVAEQRAAQAAAEQAAVPQR
- a CDS encoding helix-turn-helix domain-containing protein; the protein is MRRSRQFHYPYRSLPGPLLLRYEALAVDTESALHRHPWGQLAFVESGSMAFAVEGEPLFAPPGYAAWIPAGMDHTSHNRREAKCRLINIAERYTPALPAAPGIVRLHPLFLAGVEDLFDRGIEIPDTPADRRLARVLIDKLLATPMLQRFVPHSDDRLLGPILDALQHAPGDNTTLEEWAQRVHTTERTLSRRCRDELGMSFSQWRQRLRFQQSIPLLELGRSVQQVSAQMGYASASAFIAMFQQFSGTTPQKFRQGKKG
- a CDS encoding DMT family transporter, with amino-acid sequence MHLLLPILATLIWAGNTIVSKLSAGAIEPAAISFYRWLVALLVLTPLMLPRVWKLRAQVRPYWRKLLVLAALGMVLYQSLAYFAAHSVSAMTMGLVVAAIPPMTMVIGMVLLKTRPSPGMLIGAVVSFAGLTWLLSGGHPAQLLQQGLGRGEMMMLLAAFSYALYGVLVKRWALPIPNGESLYLQVLCGTVLLLPGFALAPSVALTAHNLPLVLYAGILASTLAPWFWMHGLLRLGTDKTAVLMNLTPVFTALLAVCLLDEPLRAYHWIGGGLTLLGVAVAQALRQKPAPALRTQECAG
- a CDS encoding winged helix-turn-helix domain-containing protein, whose amino-acid sequence is MPQRIDRIKNLASVSQFRIGALLVQPERLTIVRDGQSTALEPRMMEVLIALAERAGEVVSAEQLLIEIWRGTFYGDNPVHKTIAQLRRRLGDSSREPEFIETIRKRGYRLIAPVAFPDDYRSGLPRAAAWTQGSPYVGLRSFDHGHAGVFFGRSRATAELLATLREQIDNQRRFVLVSGASGCGKTSLLRAGVLPLLRQDGGFDGLHALASAYFDLGACRGGDLLARLAQALCAWSLDGRPVFLDSEAAWLERQLRGAPDAVRARIDDAFVRRTAASAERAHLLLVVDHAEAAVAAPGIDDSDRRDFGAALHALCASARVAAIAITRSDFYPALVEKIPGLAELKAGDGHIDLLTPRIGEIGQIIRAPAALAGLSFEEDPDSSLRLDDLLRDAAAEHPDSLPLLQHTLQALYERQGDGGVLRLSTYRELGGLEGALAHRAEQAFAELPAPAQAALERVLAALIVIRPDSDAVTGRRVPWSSLEDAAARELAEAFVRARLFVGELSGGEPGFGVAHEALLRQWPRAREWTRENRQLLQARERLQRAAKRWAAEGRRNDHLLNPGRPLAEAREAARRLPADLDADDLQFLHASERQQRRKQWLRAGAIGTLCLLAVVAIGLGLQAWQARREAEERRDQAQRLVAFMLGDLAEQLRPIGNLKLLDSVGSQALSYLERMPEADMQPRELVSHARALRTVGEVLMNQARFAEARAAFERAQEASALAVAGAPQSLDALAESGTTAYWLGYHDYQQKRFDGARSHWQAYLRASEQLVQRAPADPRWRLELSYALNNLGTLAFSGQRSDEAGELFARSVAIKRQLLADKPDDKSLRFELVDSLSWLSSAQDARGLLAEAAQGYAAQTQMLRELVDSEPDADEWRRKLATSLLRSSVLALDRGEVEQAERESAEAVRMLASLVEQQPDNKVWRRNLGHAYAHAGWVASMAGARERALERLRAAQRTLAPIMRETDPPPEWRLLDATVRLRLVQADPRAGIGAADAAIADLQALQRNAPADIPNLSSLARALAWRGERYAADGEAARARADFRQVERLLADAVADTRDRIVLDAWSRSQVHLGERADAARQIAWLRRAGYRNPGFVALYETAPQPP
- a CDS encoding ribonuclease domain-containing protein, translating into MNHIDRAAFVLGLCLLAGAAAAAAPKACTSLPPDIKEAMRTMSFCITATDPVAECGRNGMDVQIFSNNEGKLPNAGRGQVYWEGKIRQNTGAAGQRRLVYLVTDGTKKVVAARYYTPDHYANFCTIN